A single window of Paenibacillus sp. FSL H8-0537 DNA harbors:
- the ispG gene encoding flavodoxin-dependent (E)-4-hydroxy-3-methylbut-2-enyl-diphosphate synthase — MYTRRDTVPVKVGNLTIGGSDEVIIQSMCTTKTADVEATVAEILRLEEAGCQVVRVTVNNKEAAEAIKEIKKRIHIPLVADIHFDYRLALAAIENGIDKVRINPGNIGRRERVEAVVKACKEKGIPIRIGVNAGSLENHLLEKYGYPTPEAMVESALFHIGILEELDFHDIIVSLKASDVPMAIAAYKMAAEKIRYPLHLGITEAGTLHTGTIKSAAGIGALLTLGIGNTLRISLSADPVEEVKVARELLKTFGLITNAATLVSCPTCGRLDIDLFTIANEVEEYISKIKVPIKVSVLGCAVNGPGEAREADIGIAGARGEGMLFRYGELVRKVPEAELLSELKKEIDIIVRAFEETGEIPGRKHHTPAL, encoded by the coding sequence ATGTACACACGTAGAGATACGGTGCCTGTCAAAGTCGGTAACTTGACGATTGGCGGCAGCGACGAAGTCATCATTCAAAGTATGTGCACGACCAAAACGGCAGACGTAGAGGCAACTGTTGCGGAAATACTTCGGCTCGAGGAAGCGGGCTGTCAGGTCGTTCGCGTGACCGTCAACAATAAGGAAGCGGCGGAAGCGATTAAGGAAATAAAGAAGCGGATTCATATTCCTCTTGTTGCCGATATCCATTTTGATTATAGGCTCGCGCTTGCTGCAATTGAAAACGGCATTGACAAGGTTAGAATCAATCCCGGCAATATTGGCCGCCGCGAGCGTGTCGAAGCGGTCGTTAAAGCTTGCAAGGAAAAAGGTATTCCAATTCGCATCGGTGTAAATGCCGGCTCCTTGGAAAATCATTTGCTGGAGAAATACGGCTATCCGACGCCTGAGGCAATGGTGGAGAGCGCTTTGTTCCACATTGGTATTTTGGAGGAGCTAGATTTCCATGATATTATTGTGTCGCTCAAAGCTTCCGACGTTCCTATGGCTATTGCCGCTTACAAAATGGCTGCGGAGAAGATCCGTTACCCGCTTCACCTTGGCATTACGGAAGCAGGCACGCTGCATACGGGCACGATCAAAAGTGCTGCCGGCATTGGTGCGCTGCTGACGCTTGGCATTGGTAATACACTGCGTATTAGCTTAAGCGCTGATCCAGTAGAAGAAGTAAAGGTAGCTCGGGAGCTGCTGAAAACATTTGGACTGATTACGAATGCGGCAACGCTCGTCTCATGTCCAACTTGCGGCCGGCTTGATATTGACTTGTTTACTATCGCCAATGAGGTCGAGGAATACATTTCGAAAATCAAGGTGCCGATCAAGGTGTCGGTGCTTGGCTGTGCCGTCAACGGTCCTGGTGAAGCACGTGAAGCAGATATCGGTATTGCGGGAGCTAGAGGCGAAGGGATGTTGTTCCGTTACGGAGAGCTGGTTCGCAAAGTTCCGGAAGCTGAGCTGCTCAGCGAGCTAAAGAAGGAAATTGATATTATCGTACGCGCTTTTGAAGAAACAGGAGAAATTCCTGGCCGCAAGCATCATACGCCTGCCTTATAA
- the lon gene encoding endopeptidase La — protein sequence MGPGKTKNRRLPLLPLRGLLVYPSMVLHLDVGRDKSVRALERAMVDDHMILLCSQSEVNIEEPTEEDIYRVGTIAKVRQMLKLPNGTIRVLVEGVLRAEIIDYLPTEEFYEVMVKEFPEEETTDPEVDALMRSVLSQFEHYTSLSKKITPETHAAVSDIDEPGRLADVITSHLSLKIKDKQDILETIDVRQRLERLLDILNNEREVLELERKISQRVKKQMEKTQKEYYLREQMKAIQKELGEKEGRAGEVEELRSQLEQADVPDQVREKIEKEIDRLEKMPTTSAEGGVIRNYIDWLLSLPWSKETEDDLSLSKAEDILNQDHYGLEKPKERVLEYLAVQQLVKKLKGPILCLVGPPGVGKTSLARSIAKSLGRKFVRISLGGVRDEAEIRGHRRTYVGAMPGRIIQGMKTAGSSNPVFLLDEIDKMAMDFRGDPASALLEVLDPEQNNTFSDHFVEVPFDLSSVMFVTTANAMHNIPRPLLDRMEVLYIPGYTELEKLKIAQRYLLPKQKREHGLTDEQLQVSEETLLQLIRDYTRESGVRNLEQQMAAICRKAAKQIVASGTVPIKVEEAAVQDEPALNVLEAAFGEGGEAASISGRLEKQQEAALQSEQLAETEQPAEVKTLHVDLELLKEWLGPAKFRYGMAEAENQIGAVTGLAWTEVGGDTLVIEVTVMPGSGKLTLTGQLGDVMKESAQAAFSYTRSKALELGIDPQFHEKNDIHIHIPEGAIPKDGPSAGITIATALISALTGRYVSKEVAMTGEITLRGRVLPIGGLKEKSLAAHRAGIKKILLPKDNERDLRDIPDSVRSEITFVPVGHIDEVLLHALLPAKTEEKAGTPIL from the coding sequence GTGGGACCCGGAAAAACGAAAAACCGTCGGCTGCCCTTGCTTCCGCTCAGGGGGCTACTGGTATATCCCAGCATGGTGCTACACCTTGATGTGGGTAGGGACAAATCGGTTCGTGCGCTAGAACGCGCGATGGTTGACGATCATATGATATTGCTTTGCTCGCAATCGGAAGTGAACATAGAGGAGCCGACCGAGGAAGATATATACAGAGTCGGCACGATTGCGAAGGTACGGCAGATGCTTAAGCTGCCTAACGGAACGATCCGCGTGCTGGTGGAAGGCGTCCTGCGCGCGGAAATTATTGATTATTTGCCGACTGAAGAGTTTTATGAGGTTATGGTTAAGGAATTTCCGGAAGAGGAAACGACTGACCCTGAGGTGGATGCGCTCATGCGCTCGGTGCTCAGCCAATTCGAGCATTATACGTCCTTGTCCAAAAAAATTACGCCAGAGACGCATGCGGCTGTCTCGGATATTGACGAACCAGGCCGCTTGGCCGATGTTATTACAAGCCATCTATCTCTCAAAATTAAAGACAAGCAAGATATTTTGGAGACGATTGATGTCCGGCAGCGGCTTGAGCGGCTGCTCGATATTTTGAACAATGAGCGGGAAGTGCTGGAGCTCGAGCGCAAAATCAGCCAGCGCGTCAAGAAGCAGATGGAGAAAACGCAGAAGGAATATTATTTGCGTGAGCAGATGAAAGCGATCCAGAAGGAGCTTGGCGAGAAGGAAGGACGCGCCGGCGAGGTTGAGGAGCTGCGCAGCCAACTGGAGCAGGCTGACGTGCCTGACCAAGTGAGAGAAAAGATTGAGAAAGAAATTGACCGTCTGGAAAAAATGCCGACTACCTCGGCTGAAGGCGGCGTAATACGCAATTATATTGATTGGCTCTTATCGTTACCCTGGAGCAAGGAGACTGAGGACGATCTCAGTCTGTCCAAGGCGGAAGACATTCTTAACCAGGATCATTATGGACTTGAAAAGCCGAAGGAGCGGGTACTTGAGTACCTTGCGGTCCAGCAGCTGGTGAAAAAGCTTAAAGGACCGATTCTTTGCCTAGTCGGCCCTCCAGGCGTGGGTAAAACGTCGCTCGCCCGCTCCATTGCGAAGTCGCTGGGACGTAAATTCGTCCGCATATCGCTTGGCGGCGTTCGGGACGAAGCAGAAATTCGCGGGCATCGCCGTACATACGTGGGTGCTATGCCAGGACGTATTATTCAAGGCATGAAGACTGCGGGCTCTAGTAACCCGGTATTTCTACTCGATGAAATCGATAAGATGGCAATGGATTTCCGCGGCGATCCGGCCTCTGCATTGCTTGAGGTGCTGGACCCGGAGCAAAACAATACGTTTAGCGATCATTTTGTTGAGGTTCCATTCGACCTGTCGAGCGTCATGTTCGTAACGACGGCGAATGCCATGCATAATATTCCGCGCCCGCTGCTGGATCGGATGGAAGTGCTGTACATTCCCGGTTATACCGAGCTTGAGAAGCTGAAAATCGCTCAGCGCTATTTGCTGCCGAAGCAGAAGCGGGAGCATGGCCTTACAGATGAGCAGCTGCAGGTGAGCGAGGAAACGCTGCTTCAGCTTATTCGCGATTACACGCGCGAATCCGGCGTGCGGAATTTGGAGCAGCAAATGGCTGCGATTTGCCGCAAGGCAGCCAAGCAAATTGTTGCATCGGGTACGGTTCCAATAAAGGTAGAGGAAGCAGCTGTTCAAGATGAGCCAGCATTGAATGTATTGGAAGCCGCATTTGGCGAAGGCGGAGAAGCTGCCTCTATATCTGGGCGTCTGGAGAAGCAGCAAGAGGCTGCCTTGCAGTCTGAGCAACTTGCAGAGACAGAGCAACCAGCCGAGGTGAAGACGCTCCACGTTGATCTGGAGCTGCTTAAGGAATGGCTGGGACCTGCGAAGTTCCGCTACGGCATGGCTGAGGCCGAAAATCAGATCGGTGCAGTTACAGGCTTAGCCTGGACTGAGGTCGGCGGCGATACACTCGTTATTGAAGTGACCGTTATGCCAGGCAGCGGAAAGCTGACGCTCACGGGGCAGCTCGGTGATGTCATGAAGGAATCGGCGCAGGCCGCGTTCAGCTATACGCGTTCGAAGGCGCTGGAGCTTGGCATTGACCCTCAGTTCCATGAGAAAAACGATATTCATATTCATATTCCGGAAGGTGCGATTCCGAAGGATGGTCCGTCCGCGGGCATCACGATTGCCACTGCGCTTATTTCGGCTTTGACTGGACGTTATGTGTCCAAAGAGGTCGCGATGACAGGTGAAATTACGCTGCGCGGACGCGTCTTGCCAATCGGCGGACTCAAGGAGAAATCGCTTGCCGCCCACCGTGCAGGCATTAAGAAAATATTGCTGCCGAAGGACAATGAACGCGATCTGCGTGACATTCCAGACAGTGTGCGGAGTGAGATAACGTTTGTCCCGGTCGGGCATATTGATGAAGTCCTCCTGCATGCGCTGCTTCCGGCCAAGACAGAAGAGAAAGCAGGAACACCTATATTATGA
- a CDS encoding non-ribosomal peptide synthetase module yields the protein MAQRLATEYVNAKLQLTNEEMTQFVRFFDDQQLHLQVMVLDNGNQELVLEDVAGREEIRLIFERQQDRYVCVLTCRLVHQKLTNAMRKAVSAFHGDAVVNRIYSHYTMTYHYIQGAVRKIVETTKSGARVVFEYKDTIGQLERVFRSRLIEREISMVNNAINELLDLRNQTKNQTEIAAIDERLAMHTHKLFMLEA from the coding sequence ATGGCTCAGCGGCTAGCCACAGAGTATGTAAATGCCAAACTGCAGTTAACGAATGAAGAGATGACCCAATTTGTCCGTTTTTTTGATGATCAGCAGCTTCACCTACAAGTGATGGTGCTCGATAACGGCAATCAGGAGCTGGTTCTCGAAGACGTAGCAGGGAGGGAAGAGATCAGACTGATCTTTGAGCGTCAACAAGACCGTTACGTTTGTGTGCTCACCTGCCGCCTTGTTCACCAGAAGCTAACCAATGCTATGCGCAAAGCTGTTTCAGCATTCCATGGGGACGCCGTTGTTAATCGCATTTACAGCCATTATACAATGACCTACCACTATATACAGGGAGCCGTTCGTAAAATCGTTGAAACAACGAAGAGCGGCGCACGTGTTGTGTTCGAGTACAAGGATACGATCGGGCAACTGGAGCGGGTATTCCGCAGCCGTTTGATTGAACGCGAAATTTCGATGGTTAATAATGCCATTAATGAACTGCTTGATCTTCGGAATCAGACGAAAAATCAGACCGAAATCGCCGCTATTGATGAGCGTTTGGCTATGCATACGCACAAGCTGTTTATGCTTGAGGCGTAA
- a CDS encoding bifunctional precorrin-2 dehydrogenase/sirohydrochlorin ferrochelatase, which translates to MNGYYPVMLKLQGSRCIVVGGGPIAERKVLGLLEAGADQVTVIALVFTPQLEELARAGHIEAKARAYASEDAKAARLLFASTDQAELNRQIALDGEQAGIWVNRADEAGAGTFINPSVVRRGELVVAVSASGASPALSSRIREELAQQYGPEYIGSTARLKELRERVKLTIGDHRLRREVLKLAAHEAPWQGEEDGDVEAWIERLIAATDRRNT; encoded by the coding sequence ATGAACGGCTACTATCCGGTAATGCTAAAGCTTCAAGGAAGCCGCTGCATCGTTGTTGGCGGCGGCCCGATTGCCGAGCGCAAGGTGCTGGGGCTGCTTGAGGCGGGAGCCGATCAGGTGACAGTTATTGCGCTTGTTTTTACCCCGCAGCTAGAGGAGCTTGCGCGTGCCGGTCATATCGAGGCGAAAGCGAGAGCTTATGCGAGCGAGGATGCGAAGGCTGCGCGGCTTCTTTTTGCCTCTACGGATCAGGCGGAACTGAATCGCCAAATTGCGCTGGATGGCGAGCAAGCAGGCATCTGGGTTAATCGTGCAGATGAGGCCGGGGCAGGAACTTTTATTAATCCGTCGGTTGTGAGGCGCGGCGAGCTGGTCGTTGCCGTGTCTGCATCAGGAGCGAGCCCGGCGTTATCCTCGCGTATTCGGGAGGAGCTGGCGCAGCAGTATGGACCGGAATATATTGGCAGTACAGCTAGGCTGAAGGAGCTTCGTGAGCGGGTGAAGCTCACAATTGGCGATCACAGGCTGCGACGCGAAGTGCTGAAGCTTGCGGCGCACGAAGCGCCATGGCAAGGCGAGGAAGACGGCGATGTAGAGGCCTGGATTGAGCGGCTCATCGCAGCAACTGACAGGAGGAATACATAA
- a CDS encoding YjgB family protein, with product MFKTTVFKTLSCMLAAASILLLAACSEAGNGGPTASSAVQSSTPDGQETSANGQETAPASSPANGQAGQSGQAGQASETPSIGQLVALAKEGKIPEVNYAAHIALFDEIEQDWGKADSTEAAGKGIYAAYTKRGVTIGFNKGMKVFDMRSYATNLQQLSYADIEKSLGKADETATNGDDQICVYKVNDQYQLKFIIPKATGKVDHISVFSPQDAKNNMAG from the coding sequence ATGTTTAAAACAACGGTATTCAAAACATTGTCCTGTATGCTCGCAGCCGCTTCTATATTGCTGCTGGCTGCTTGCAGCGAAGCGGGGAATGGTGGGCCTACTGCGTCGTCTGCCGTTCAAAGCAGTACGCCAGATGGCCAGGAAACATCCGCTAACGGTCAGGAAACAGCGCCAGCAAGCTCGCCTGCTAATGGACAAGCAGGTCAGAGCGGACAGGCAGGCCAAGCTAGTGAAACGCCCAGCATAGGCCAGCTTGTTGCTTTGGCGAAGGAAGGCAAAATTCCCGAGGTGAATTATGCGGCGCACATTGCGCTGTTTGACGAGATTGAGCAGGATTGGGGCAAGGCTGACAGTACCGAGGCTGCCGGAAAAGGAATTTATGCAGCGTATACAAAACGGGGCGTCACGATCGGCTTCAACAAGGGTATGAAGGTATTTGATATGCGTTCCTACGCGACCAATTTGCAGCAGTTGTCTTATGCTGATATTGAGAAATCGCTGGGCAAAGCCGATGAAACGGCGACGAATGGGGACGATCAGATTTGCGTGTATAAGGTTAACGACCAGTACCAGCTCAAATTCATTATCCCAAAGGCAACCGGAAAGGTCGACCATATTTCCGTATTCAGTCCGCAGGATGCAAAAAATAATATGGCCGGTTGA
- the lonB gene encoding ATP-dependent protease LonB produces the protein MSLSIILMLIQVFFAVVIGLYFWNLLRNQKTNRSAVDRESRKEMDKLRKLRSISLTKPLAEKTRPQAMQDIVGQLDGLRALKAALCSANPQHVIIYGPPGVGKTAAARVVLEEAKKNAASPFLPEAKFTEIDATTARFDERGIADPLIGSVHDPIYQGAGAMGVAGIPQPKAGAVTKAHGGILFIDEIGELHPVQMNKLLKVLEDRKVYLESAYYNSEDVNIPSYIHDIFQNGLPADFRLVGATTRSPQELPPAIRSRCMEIFFRPLLAGEIASIAENAVRKIGFSPCPEAVEVVQRYATNGREAVNVIQLAAGVALSEKRDRISAADVEWVVNSSQIPPRPERKVPEAPQVGIVNGLAVYGPNMGMLLEVEVSAIPAASGKGQYTITGVVEEEELGGGSRTLRRKSMAKGSVENVMTMLRRYGLNPQDYDLHINFPGGTPIDGPSAGIAMATAIASAIKNETIDNKLAMTGEVGIHGDVKPVGGVLAKVEAAFQAGADTVIIPRENWQAIFADLKGLKVIPVERVDEVFNLVFPLGNTVVNEVENHVPNERYMGAAVPYLQADSAE, from the coding sequence ATGAGTTTAAGTATTATTTTGATGCTGATTCAAGTGTTTTTTGCAGTGGTTATCGGTTTGTACTTCTGGAATTTGCTGCGCAATCAAAAAACGAATCGGTCTGCGGTTGACCGGGAGTCCCGCAAGGAAATGGATAAGCTGCGCAAGCTGCGTTCCATCTCGCTGACGAAGCCGCTGGCCGAGAAGACAAGGCCACAGGCGATGCAGGATATCGTTGGCCAACTGGATGGCCTGCGTGCGCTTAAAGCTGCGCTGTGCAGCGCAAATCCGCAGCATGTCATTATTTATGGCCCGCCGGGCGTTGGCAAAACAGCAGCCGCTCGCGTCGTGCTGGAGGAAGCGAAGAAAAACGCAGCCTCGCCATTTTTGCCTGAAGCGAAGTTTACGGAAATTGACGCGACTACCGCGAGATTTGATGAGCGCGGCATTGCTGATCCTTTGATTGGTTCTGTTCACGATCCGATTTATCAAGGCGCGGGGGCGATGGGAGTTGCCGGTATCCCTCAGCCGAAGGCTGGCGCTGTTACGAAGGCGCATGGCGGTATTTTGTTCATTGACGAAATCGGGGAATTGCATCCCGTCCAAATGAATAAGCTGTTAAAGGTACTCGAGGATCGCAAAGTATATTTGGAGAGTGCTTATTATAATTCCGAGGACGTTAATATTCCTTCGTACATCCATGATATTTTTCAAAATGGCCTGCCTGCCGATTTTCGTCTTGTTGGTGCGACGACACGTTCGCCGCAGGAGCTGCCGCCCGCGATTCGCTCACGCTGTATGGAAATTTTCTTTCGTCCGCTGCTCGCAGGTGAGATTGCTTCCATTGCCGAAAATGCAGTTCGGAAAATTGGGTTTTCCCCCTGCCCTGAGGCTGTAGAGGTTGTGCAGCGTTATGCGACAAATGGCCGTGAAGCGGTAAACGTCATTCAGCTGGCAGCAGGTGTTGCTTTATCCGAGAAAAGGGATCGCATTTCAGCTGCCGATGTTGAATGGGTTGTGAACAGCAGCCAAATTCCACCGCGTCCAGAACGGAAGGTGCCAGAAGCGCCGCAAGTGGGCATCGTCAACGGTCTAGCCGTCTATGGCCCGAATATGGGCATGCTGCTCGAAGTTGAGGTCAGTGCTATTCCGGCTGCCAGTGGCAAAGGGCAATATACGATTACCGGTGTAGTCGAGGAGGAAGAGCTAGGCGGAGGCTCGCGTACGCTGCGCCGCAAAAGCATGGCGAAGGGCTCTGTTGAAAACGTCATGACGATGCTGCGCCGATATGGTCTCAATCCGCAGGATTATGACCTGCATATCAACTTCCCGGGTGGAACGCCGATCGATGGCCCGTCTGCAGGAATTGCGATGGCGACAGCAATCGCTTCAGCGATCAAAAACGAGACAATCGACAACAAGCTGGCTATGACAGGAGAAGTTGGCATCCATGGCGACGTCAAGCCTGTTGGCGGCGTGCTGGCGAAGGTCGAGGCGGCTTTTCAGGCAGGGGCGGACACGGTCATTATTCCGCGTGAAAACTGGCAGGCCATCTTTGCGGATTTAAAAGGTTTGAAGGTCATTCCTGTGGAACGTGTAGATGAAGTATTCAATCTGGTGTTCCCTTTAGGAAATACCGTCGTAAACGAAGTGGAAAACCACGTTCCAAACGAGCGGTATATGGGGGCGGCTGTTCCCTATTTGCAGGCTGATTCCGCAGAATGA
- the hemA gene encoding glutamyl-tRNA reductase, protein MHIITVGLNYRTAPVEVRERFAFSEKELPEAVKQLMNTDSILECVIVATCNRTELYAVVDRHQLCGHHIRSFMEQWFNLPRKEFTNHLYMYEDEKAIDHLFHVTSGLDSMIIGETQILGQVKDAFALAQQQKATGTLFNTLFKQAITMAKRAHSETTIGESAVSVSYAAVELGKRIFGQFSKKTVMLIGAGETGELTAKHLYANGADRVIVVNRTYERAVQLADKFNGIACSMDEATNRLHEADIVISSTGADNFVLTRQVVASAMQRRRSKPLFMIDIAVPRDLDPTIAAVDNVFLYDIDDLEGIVESNLEQRRKEAAKIETMIAQEMDLFEQWYKTLGVVPLIRALQTKAAEIHEETFNSLTNKLPDLEEHELKVIRKLTKSIVNQMMQDPILRIKEMAGERRADEAMDMFVKLFALEEQLDKSQQAELKAEAAEAAAAKMKNVQSPAATAALASALR, encoded by the coding sequence ATGCACATCATTACAGTAGGTCTTAACTACCGTACAGCTCCAGTAGAAGTAAGAGAACGTTTTGCGTTTTCGGAAAAAGAGCTGCCGGAAGCTGTCAAACAGCTTATGAATACAGACAGCATTTTGGAATGTGTCATTGTGGCGACCTGCAATCGGACAGAATTGTATGCGGTGGTGGACAGGCATCAATTATGCGGGCATCATATTCGCAGCTTTATGGAGCAGTGGTTTAACCTGCCGAGGAAAGAATTTACGAATCATTTATATATGTATGAGGATGAGAAGGCAATCGATCATCTTTTCCACGTAACGAGCGGACTGGATTCAATGATTATCGGCGAGACGCAAATTCTCGGTCAAGTGAAGGATGCTTTTGCACTAGCCCAGCAGCAGAAAGCGACGGGAACGCTTTTCAATACGTTGTTTAAGCAGGCGATTACGATGGCGAAGCGGGCGCATTCGGAGACGACGATTGGCGAATCAGCCGTATCGGTCAGCTATGCTGCTGTTGAGCTGGGCAAGCGTATATTCGGTCAATTTTCCAAGAAGACGGTCATGCTGATTGGGGCTGGCGAGACGGGTGAGCTAACCGCGAAGCATCTGTACGCGAATGGTGCTGATAGAGTTATCGTTGTGAACCGGACGTATGAGCGTGCCGTTCAATTGGCGGACAAGTTTAATGGAATAGCTTGCTCTATGGATGAAGCGACGAATAGGCTGCATGAAGCTGATATCGTGATTAGCTCGACGGGTGCTGACAACTTCGTGCTTACGCGTCAGGTAGTCGCAAGCGCCATGCAGCGCCGGAGATCAAAGCCGCTATTCATGATTGATATCGCCGTTCCAAGGGATCTTGATCCAACGATTGCTGCGGTGGACAACGTCTTTTTATATGACATTGACGATTTGGAGGGCATTGTGGAAAGTAACTTGGAACAGCGCCGCAAGGAAGCCGCCAAAATCGAAACGATGATCGCTCAGGAAATGGATCTGTTTGAGCAATGGTACAAAACGCTGGGTGTCGTGCCGCTTATTCGGGCGCTACAGACGAAAGCAGCAGAGATTCATGAGGAGACGTTCAACAGCTTGACGAACAAGCTCCCGGATCTGGAAGAGCATGAGCTTAAAGTAATTAGAAAGCTGACGAAGAGCATTGTCAATCAAATGATGCAGGACCCTATTTTGCGGATCAAGGAAATGGCCGGAGAAAGACGTGCTGACGAGGCGATGGACATGTTTGTAAAGCTTTTTGCATTGGAAGAGCAATTGGACAAGTCGCAGCAAGCTGAGCTTAAAGCGGAAGCTGCCGAGGCGGCTGCAGCAAAAATGAAAAATGTGCAATCACCTGCAGCTACGGCAGCATTGGCTTCTGCCCTTCGGTAG
- the speD gene encoding adenosylmethionine decarboxylase — translation MEYSTFGRHVAVDTWGVDFDLLNNAEFLQAQMVEAAESCGATVMSVQSKQFEPQGATVLVLLSESHLSIHTYPERGFAALDCYTCGETVDPQVAIDYMIAVLKPTTTHAKKLIRGMGELQVEEPKLKQIELV, via the coding sequence ATGGAATACTCAACTTTCGGAAGACACGTTGCTGTTGATACTTGGGGAGTAGATTTCGATCTACTGAACAACGCTGAATTTTTGCAAGCCCAAATGGTGGAGGCTGCTGAAAGCTGTGGCGCTACTGTAATGTCGGTGCAATCCAAACAATTTGAGCCTCAAGGAGCAACCGTACTCGTGTTGCTGTCAGAGAGTCACCTCTCTATTCACACGTATCCTGAGAGAGGATTTGCCGCGCTTGATTGTTATACTTGCGGCGAAACCGTGGATCCACAGGTGGCTATCGATTATATGATTGCTGTGCTGAAGCCAACAACAACTCATGCGAAAAAGCTGATACGTGGTATGGGCGAATTGCAAGTTGAAGAACCGAAATTGAAACAAATCGAGCTCGTTTAA
- the ccsA gene encoding cytochrome c biogenesis protein CcsA yields MATLNWLYDAILYVYALSLLFYFSDFMDASRRAKRMGTGLLIFVWVLQTLFLISRIVSHFEVATISTFEYWLGFCWLLVSISLVISRFFKIEFIVFLVNVVGFSVLALNLYSKPGNEAMFAISTTARELLIVHISLVLVSYVSLTIGVIFAGMYIFLHRELREKRWSKYVRRLPSLDKIERYSDRAVIIGVPLLALSLSLAVTLLLIEGRSMLLLDWKVITSFLALIVYIIFVVNRSLLNRTSTQLAKLHIAAFSFLVLNLLASYVSNFH; encoded by the coding sequence ATGGCAACGCTAAACTGGTTGTATGACGCGATACTTTATGTATACGCCCTGAGCCTTCTGTTTTATTTCTCCGATTTTATGGACGCAAGCCGGAGAGCGAAACGGATGGGTACAGGGCTACTTATTTTTGTATGGGTTTTACAGACGTTATTTCTGATTTCGCGAATCGTGTCGCACTTTGAAGTGGCGACGATATCAACCTTTGAATATTGGCTGGGGTTTTGCTGGCTCTTGGTCTCTATATCGCTTGTCATTAGCCGGTTCTTCAAAATAGAGTTTATTGTGTTTCTTGTAAACGTCGTTGGTTTTTCCGTGCTGGCCCTTAATCTTTACAGCAAGCCGGGCAATGAGGCGATGTTTGCGATTTCTACAACAGCAAGAGAGCTGCTGATTGTGCATATTAGCCTTGTGCTCGTTTCCTACGTGTCATTGACCATAGGCGTTATTTTCGCCGGGATGTACATTTTTCTGCATCGGGAGCTGAGGGAGAAACGCTGGTCCAAATATGTGAGAAGGCTGCCAAGCCTTGATAAAATTGAAAGATATTCTGATCGCGCTGTCATTATCGGTGTTCCACTGCTTGCTTTGTCGCTGTCTCTTGCAGTGACGCTGCTGCTTATTGAGGGACGTTCGATGCTGCTGCTGGATTGGAAAGTGATCACTTCCTTCCTCGCTCTGATTGTATATATTATTTTTGTAGTAAACCGGTCGTTGCTTAATCGCACGAGTACGCAGCTTGCGAAGCTGCATATTGCGGCGTTCAGCTTTCTAGTTCTCAATTTGCTGGCAAGCTACGTATCTAATTTTCATTAG
- the yihA gene encoding ribosome biogenesis GTP-binding protein YihA/YsxC — protein MKITQADFIISAVQPHQYPEDALPEIALAGRSNVGKSSLINKMIMRKNLARTSSQPGKTQQLNYYRVNDSIYFVDFPGYGYAKVSKTQREAFGQMIERYIRDRKELKLQLLIIDIRHEPSKDDQLMYNWLKHYNIRTCIVATKADKIPKGKWDKHIKMIKTTLQADPRDKVVLYSSETGQGRDELWSVITETIST, from the coding sequence ATGAAGATTACACAAGCAGATTTTATTATAAGCGCGGTTCAGCCGCATCAATACCCGGAGGATGCCTTGCCAGAGATTGCTCTGGCAGGGCGTTCGAATGTCGGGAAGTCCTCATTAATTAATAAAATGATTATGCGTAAAAACTTGGCAAGAACAAGCTCGCAGCCTGGTAAAACCCAGCAGCTTAACTATTACCGCGTCAATGACAGCATTTATTTTGTCGATTTCCCCGGTTATGGCTATGCCAAGGTTTCCAAAACCCAACGCGAAGCTTTTGGCCAAATGATTGAAAGATACATTCGCGATCGCAAGGAGCTAAAGCTGCAATTGCTTATTATCGACATTCGTCATGAGCCATCCAAGGATGATCAGCTTATGTACAACTGGCTCAAGCATTACAATATTCGCACCTGCATTGTGGCTACGAAAGCGGACAAAATCCCTAAAGGCAAATGGGACAAGCATATTAAAATGATCAAGACGACGCTGCAAGCGGATCCTCGTGATAAAGTGGTGCTCTATTCCTCGGAGACTGGCCAAGGCCGCGATGAATTATGGAGCGTTATTACGGAGACGATATCCACATAA